In Leishmania major strain Friedlin complete genome, chromosome 12, one genomic interval encodes:
- a CDS encoding putative leucine-rich repeat protein yields MSTSQASLVAPRSSPLQCYAHVSFLDLTHNALTSIAGIDALRCLRSLRLAFNRLTSLAPLWASPSVAQLDVLDVSSNALTELLSAEDVHALKGHQIRIVTHPTQAHSTAHGCPNAKRGVYKTMRLRVLYASDNQFCEVPSAIYTFTQLTDLRLSKNVIESVPDGFPVRACLPKLTRLDLSMNKLPAAIVEAVTTRAEEAAESPLHRRRASAHRSRGDTDPSAGAKTAALSSSVSSAFKAGDGASSEEAGRDAVHGAECSHDIQSRVAGGVNENGRAAAEEGDGVSAVNGSGQRRSSSSAAKVADDAESNGSRGTLLQVKEDAAVSPRPPTKTRHESASATASSPSKRKATASLPPTTPAIATVSAQKSQQQDAVQCVAENVYSIDLSLWAAVVRRRLEEVLQRLSDSDASGATGAASTCSMHELLVSLSDTLGGNNGGGGATALPRYRRRPAATARTMAAFLQCLPSCSLSYSEEAQGRCPPLLLLTGISAAVAADESELLLYEVLALHIVHNCLCTAKSAPGGVSPPYAASTASTVALNAAELILQQACKYENSSEPLHRTEAPAADRASGGELPPLRPGSPGGGRGGGTSRQLNFAVPLQAVHVIACTGAAATPHSSTSALWAYLTWRQRWEAAVSRRRFPNKSDYVCELGKQAADEPAPHSLSSNTPSPTAEANGSDTHAAPHCAAAVPLYPFAANSPVPRTREGGVLHEYRPASYCAVPPAWELLYDLLLRPSAPEKTALKRPHVPAVPPLLAGVGSRVQHLRGTPVSLACALLCAVDYSGCAGASTMCASPTLPVLRWPTPGTGGPTASGASNGTSAITAFHAPCEGVIRRALQWRQHSQQLWSNVEREADIVAAEQVTSCSMPLYSAEEVLQSQQAAVAALISPDAHDSCLRCEVSGEEGVSEEAPQTQLGSLASAKPLSQLRRSDSSAAASCSAETCESETATATDRIMWCCESEGSSRPAVAAGANGGCTPAAAADAVGSEADGLGGVEEQDAADAVARLDAAPNGNAATATAAQSL; encoded by the coding sequence ATGTCGACCTCGCAAGCCTCACTCGTCGCGCCTCGCAGCTCCCCTCTGCAATGCTACGCACATGTGTCCTTCCTCGACCTCACGCACAACGCGCTTACATCGATTGCCGGGATCGATGCCCTGCGGTGCCTGCGCTCGCTGCGCCTCGCGTTCAACAGACTGACTtcgctggcgccgctctGGGCGTCGCCGTCCGTAGCGCAGCTCGACGTGCTCGATGTGAGCTCGAATgcgctgacggagctgcTCTCCGCAGAGGATGTGCACGCCTTGAAAGGGCACCAGATTCGCATCGTCACGCACCccacgcaggcgcacagcACCGCCCACGGGTGCCCCAACGCCAAGCGGGGCGTGTACAAAACAATGCGGCTGCGGGTTCTGTACGCATCCGACAACCAATTTTGCGAGGTGCCGAGTGCGATCTACACCTTCACGCAGCTGACGGATCTGCGACTGAGCAAGAACGTAATCGAGAGTGTGCCGGACGGCTTTCCGGTGCGGGCATGTCTGCCGAAGCTGACGCGTTTAGATTTGAGCATGAACAAGCTCCCCGCTGCCATAGTCGAGGCCGTGACAACGCGCGCCGAAGAGGCGGCTGAGTCTCCGCTCCATCGTCGCCGTGCTTCGGCGCACCGTTCTCGCGGTGACACCGACCCCTCGGCGGGCGCAAAGACTGCCGCCCTTTCTTCGTCCGTCTCGAGTGCATTTAAGGCCGGGGACGGTGCCTCATCGGAGGAGGCAGGAAGGGACGCTGTGCACGGCGCCGAATGCAGTCACGATATCCAGTCGCGTGTGGCAGGCGGAGTCAACGAAAATGGCCGAgcggctgcggaggagggTGATGGCGTTTCAGCGGTCAATGGCTcggggcagcgccgctcatcgtcctcggcggcaaAGGTGGCCGATGACGCGGAGTCGAACGGAAGCCGAGGCACTCTGCTCCAGGTGAAGGAAGATGCGGCAGTCTCACCTCGGCCGCCGACCAAAACGCGTCATGAGAGCGCCTCGGCCACAGCGTCCAGTCCGTCCAAGCGGAAGGCGAccgcctctctgccgccCACGACGCCCGCCATCGCTACCGTATCCGCTCAGAagtcgcagcagcaagaCGCCGTTCAATGCGTAGCGGAGAATGTCTACAGTATAGATCTCAGTCTgtgggctgcggtggtgcgtcggcggcttgaggaggtgctgcagagaTTGTCTGACAGCGACGCGAGTGGCGCAACGGGAGCGGCGTCAACGTGCTCCATGCACGAGCTGCTGGTGTCCCTCTCCGACACCCTCGGCGGAaacaacggcggcggtggtgcgactgcgctgccgcgctaTCGACGCCGTCCGGCGGCCACGGCCCGCACGATGGCGGCCTTTCTGCAGTGTCTGCCGTCGTGCTCCCTCTCCTACAGCGAAGAGGCCCAAGGGCGTTGCCcgcctcttctgctgctcaCCGGCATatccgctgccgtggcggcagaCGAGAGCGAGCTGCTCCTCTACGAGGTGTTGGCCCTTCACATTGTGCACAACTGCCTGTGCACCGCAAAGAGTGCCCCCGGTGGAGTGAGCCCGCCGTACGCAGCATCCACGGCCTCCACTGTGGCGCTGAATGCGGCTGAACTGATATTGCAGCAAGCGTGCAAATACGAGAACAGCAGCGAGCCACTCCACCGCACCgaagcgccggcggccgatCGCGCGAGCGGCGGTGAACTGCCTCCGCTACGGCCAGGTAGCCCAGGAGGCGGTCGAGGGGGCGGCACTTCGCGGCAGCTGAATTtcgctgtgccgctgcaagCCGTTCACGTAATTGCTTgcacaggcgctgcagccacccCTCACAGCTCCACGTCGGCCTTGTGGGCGTATCTCacctggcggcagcgctgggaGGCTGCCGTGTCTCGCCGCCGGTTCCCGAACAAGAGCGACTACGTCTGTGAGCTTGGGAAGCAGGCCGCGGATGAGCCTGCGCCGCACTCGCTTTCGTCTAACACGCCGTCACCGACGGCGGAAGCGAATGGCAGCGACACTCACGCGGCCCCGCAttgtgcggcagcggtgcccctTTATCCCTTCGCTGCAAACTCTCCCGTCCCACGCACACGGGAAGGGGGCGTTCTGCACGAGTACAGACCCGCGTCGTactgcgccgtgccgcctGCGTGGGAACTTCTCTACGATCTTCTTCTCCGCCCATCCGCGCCGGAAAAGACAGCGCTGAAGCGGCCGCACGTACCTGCCGTGCCGCCACTGTTGGCCGGGGTGGGCAGTCGCGTGCAACACTTGCGTGGCACACCCGTGTCTCTCGCatgcgcgctgctctgcgcCGTTGACTATTCGGGCTGTGCTGGGGCATCGACCATGTGTGCGTCTCCGACAttgccggtgctgcgctggcCAACGCCGGGCACTGGAGGCCCTACCGCTAGCGGCGCTAGCAACGGCACTTCCGCGATCACCGCGTTCCACGCCCCGTGTGAGGGCGTCATTCGCCGCGCTCTCCAGTGGCGCCAACACAGCCAGCAGCTGTGGAGTAATGTGGAGAGGGAAGCCGACATTGTCGCCGCGGAGCAGGTGACGTCGTGCAGCATGCCGCTGTACAGCGCCGAGGAAGTACTCCAGAGCCAGCAGGCGGCTGTTGCGGCACTGATTTCTCCGGATGCGCATGATAGTTGCCTGCGCTGCGAGGTGTccggggaggagggcgtcTCAGAGGAGGCGCCTCAGACACAGTTGGGCAGCCTTGCTTCGGCGAAGCCGCTATCGCAACTGCGTCGCTCTGACTCAAGCGCTGCGGCATCCTGCTCCGCAGAGACATGTGAAAGCGAgacggccaccgccacagaCAGAATCATGTGGTGCTGCGAAAGTGAAGGGAGCAGCAGACCCGCAGTGGCGGCTGGTGCTAATGGCGGGTGcactccagctgctgcagcggatgCGGTGGGCAGCGAGGCAGATGGGCTAGGCGGCGTTGAAGAACaagacgccgccgacgcagtcGCGAGACTCGACGCGGCGCCCAATGGCAATGCAgcaacggcaacggcagcgcagaGCCTTTAA
- the ALG9 gene encoding Asparagine-linked glycosylation protein 9 encodes MHQRITCYLKMAAAFLLLSLTHYFASSFLPISDCDETFNFIEPIHYLLYGSGKQTWEVCSRFALRSWLFLWIHAWPVVLIRGAASLSSVRVYFYLRMLNGCAAALAELFFVCSVWFTLSGKAAAVALLLLLANYPIQHAAVSVLPTSFAMMCNFVVLGSWLRTQSWTSSSALLSRVGDRPTQNTMPAAAAGTAQLSMMVPPSPSSAPTLHSSSASPPSAPPRHLCWFIGAALCFSVLAVVTGWPFAALISALVGLDLLLRFPVRTLACTLGSLLVACAAVFVADVRYYCRWTLSSWNVVMYNGFGGSGRGPELFGVEPIFFFWKNLMLNFHLMFVVVLLAPVVLLCAPRRELAATSALSDAVGGGRPPGDGSAEGPSDSAVSPTYSLVRSRRRTSGTHRDAAGLHSSPLANRHPRGPLPAATTAAVGSRLSRERELLHIMPFFVWFLFWMSIAHKEERFMSPAYPFMLLAATRTLCLMFFPDAADDQPNSAAATPKREKITPDVVAVPTADAQGTALTCQPPRRPSVPLQGCPSPAFLGWRHLAGLAFFLAFFLLSCSRAMAVYFFYSGPERMFYDWYPLLQAEAQRAWEAKRQAVRGGASPSSLPPGTTAQQTQELRAYYTVCLGREWYRFPSSFFIDHRYARYQFLDTPYFHGMLPMSFVTPPPGQESGFLRAPSSEAATATGPSPSKSSSTVDRSSCSCGAPSVNDWNEEIPEQYVRYPSEQCDVIFDSLPPPTRVGAAHHSNERKRLQLDTVFTRSLLNISSLQAVRRADGKTCCAVKDAYAVLDVDLTPLWCRVLYYPFGVTRRCAVWRPLVMNAKP; translated from the coding sequence ATGCATCAGCGGATCACGTGCTATCTAaagatggcggcggcgtttctgctgctgtctcTGACGCACTATTTTGCGTCCAGCTTCCTGCCCATCTCAGACTGCGACGAGACGTTCAACTTCATTGAGCCCATCCACTACCTCCTCTACGGCTCTGGCAAGCAGACATGGGAGGTGTGCTCGCGGTTCGCGCTGCGTTCCTGGCTTTTCTTGTGGATTCACGCGTGGCCAGTTGTCCTcatccgcggcgccgccagccTTTCCAGCGTCCGCGTGTACTTCTACCTTCGTATGCTGAACggctgtgccgccgccctgGCAGAGCTCTTCTTTGTGTGCAGCGTGTGGTTCACTTTATCGGgcaaggcggcagcggtggcgctgctgctgctgttaGCCAACTACCCCATCCAACACGCAGCCGTGAGCGTCTTGCCAACGAGCTTCGCGATGATGTGCAACTTTGTGGTACTCGGGAGCTGGCTGCGCACGCAGTCGTGGACGTCTTCGTCCGCCTTGCTATCGCGCGTTGGGGACAGACCAACGCAGAATACCatgccggcggccgcggcgggcACTGCCCAGCTGTCGATGATggtgccgccatcgccgtcgtcggcgccaaCACTGCACAGCTCCTCGGCTTCACCGCCGTCTGCCCCACCGCGGCACCTCTGCTGGTTCATCGGCGCTGCCCTCTGCTTCAGTGTGCtcgcggtggtgacggggtGGCCGTTTGCCGCCCTCATCTCCGCTCTTGTCGGTCTCGATCTCCTCCTACGCTTCCctgtgcgcacgctcgcctGCACGCTCGGCTCTCTTCTCGTAGCGTGCGCGGCTGTTTTTGTGGCGGATGTGCGGTACTACTGTCGCTGGACGCTGAGCAGCTGGAACGTTGTCATGTACAACGGCTTCGGCGGCTCCGGACGCGGGCCGGAGCTGTTCGGCGTCGAGCCCATCTTCTTCTTTTGGAAGAACCTGATGCTGAACTTCCACCTCATGTTCGTGGTGGTCCTGCTGGCGCCTGTGGTCCTCCTatgcgcaccgcggcgagAGCTAGCCGCCACGTCGGCGCTCTCCGACGCGGTGGGCGGGGGAAGGCCACCTGGCGACGGCTCTGCAGAAGGGCCGAGCGATAGCGCTGTATCCCCCACGTACTCACTCGtccgctcgcggcggcggacgtCGGGCACGCACCGCGATGCAGCGGGGCTTCACTCCTCGCCACTCGCCAATCGGCACCCTCGTGGGCCGCTGCCTGCGGcaacgacagcggcggtCGGGTCACGCCTCTCTCGCGAGCGGGAGTTGCTCCACATAATGCCCTTCTTCGTGTGGTTCCTCTTCTGGATGAGCATCGCGCACAAGGAGGAGCGCTTCATGTCGCCCGCCTACCCGTTCATGTTGCTGGCGGCGACAAGGACTTTGTGTCTCATGTTCTTTCCTGACGCAGCCGACGATCAACCGaactcggcagcggcaacgccaAAACGCGAGAAGATCACTCCTGACGTGGTGGCGGTACCCACGGCGGACGCACAGGGCACCGCCCTCACTTgtcagccgccgcgccgtcctTCTGTGCCACTACAAGGGTGCCCCTCGCCCGCCTTCCTGGGGTGGCGCCACCTTGCTGGGCTGGCCTTCTTTTTggccttcttcctcctctcctgctcGCGGGCGATGGCGGTCTACTTCTTCTACAGCGGGCCGGAGCGCATGTTTTACGACTGGTACCCTctgctgcaggcggaggcgcagcgggcgtgGGAGGCGAAGCGTCAGGCAGTGCGTGGGGGAGCGTCAccgtcatcgctgccgccgggCACGACGGCACAACAGacgcaggagctgcgcgcctACTACACCGTGTGCCTCGGGCGAGAGTGGTATCGCTTCCCCTCGTCCTTCTTCATCGATCATCGCTATGCTCGCTACCAGTTTCTGGATACACCCTACTTCCATGGAATGCTGCCCATGTCCTTTGTGACACCGCCACCTGGTCAGGAGAGCGGGTTTTTGCGAGCGCCATCGAGCGAGGCTGCGACTGCGACGGGACCGTCACCGTCAAAGTCATCGTCCACGGTCGACCGCAGCTCGTGCTCCTGCGGAGCCCCCAGTGTCAACGACTGGAACGAGGAGATTCCAGAGCAGTACGTGCGCTACCCTTCAGAACAGTGCGATGTCATCTTCGACAGCCTGCCGCCTCCCACGCGTGTAGGGGCGGCACATCACTCAAACGAACGGAAGCGTCTCCAACTCGATACCGTGTTCACCCGCTCGCTGCTGAACATCAGCTCCTTACAGGCTGTGCGGCGAGCCGACGGGAagacgtgctgcgcggtgaAGGACGCGTACGCCGTTCTGGACGTCGACTTGACGCCGCTCTGGTGCCGTGTCTTGTACTACCCCTTTGGTGtaacgaggcgctgcgcggtgtgGCGGCCACTTGTGATGAACGCAAAACCGTGa
- a CDS encoding putative ubiquitin hydrolase, with protein MAKLQQKHASAVAAEAQAQSETTVVQQGPVPPLDDPVEFILDRVDSIERWRSTVARLNLAQLGVSLVRGVLRRGRWSTPPMHVFDAAEKAAPATDAAEAEESVQPFYPSQPVPPWLYPRTSFETGQAATQVAEQDEAAQTLARDVASPVPGQAAHHPPDHHPRAHPSMQPSVARRALVQTASRASVPLYMGMLMAFIGHGVASMYSADTDTGPLGASGAAAGQSVQTPAPASSAVAGGLPTSSRHLHFTTEMNSALHEVHRAAAEVMCMVDHGSKEMHALATAALWSAGKARAYRTDEYERVQDMRHAQLGRSCRHLSRIVANLYSLVSLLDFFAVESASLPTPTPRTSAASGAGHSNMNSANAGFLSTSSASEVAAVAMEEQGAQTTTVAPYADSSTPSATLTSSAMKKPVANAAAPAHPYTTERFHKLFDASGHLPQSVWRVFSAVATTLSQFAVSWSLTTGDAQSRQAFNSAACVILGEDQRCLLLQLHRLCARFIVLRHRVYTLHPVNSLHFKVKQMLEWGGFLNADVPDAWSYNNGDIDRCDLHSDRLHSTYARGLQWSVNSSNKTALQAVVASPYAIAARDSALRRMKESSAFSPGGSAVGGGGAVSTAIDRGASAPLSLIASLASAGVNGGANAAFAGLLAAPLSSASAAPTQSSSVAALSQLSGVPGYVGLRNNGNMCFLNSVVQLLGSATLFRDDLMARLQDAVFCDSAHADHRAPAADATAMAALFAKYGCRLVMALLLGEMQWRGSHQHSRLPVLPDYLTPHLPPPFDDHRQHDASEFWHALMDKLDAPNQPGGAVVARWFSGRTATTMKCVTCRHTRLHTDTFWDLSIPLRATSAPSVAASVGGGAPTPPGAPVAAADRLVSQVEVQHFARATAVTTTYASSPASGFPANTSTTADATAELEAAERAEEEAAESVSNKTALTLRPIVPSSVAEPYSTTPLPSSTVAADEAPKTLQHLLLHVLHPTLNKELLHGSNALDCEHCGRRTDTELTTRLVAKVEGEAEVGVDTAAAGAPVECFGAVQEARVSSGGGAASAAWESLLEGEPPTPCAADKRASPHGESMCVEQGLALSHSLTDTAAGGGLPYYLAVQLNRFAYRRVTQSYEKVTDGVPLNEVIVVPVYPEITEPKDGAASPVDSQEFNAQTAMSNEEDGAANTRREDDGRHGAPSTRTPTAPRSAAAALPVWVAYRLQSIIIHSGSTPSSGHYFALTRRLAAVPAHVNVNESSHDEDGEHNVSAAADMPSMRAYVKGQGAALTACLGTERHFSYAEIVQPTACADVEGAGPQSQGRPAVASLSRSTAGTVQSPAPSPPPVLPAAAVSVSGDRLYKNWVMLNDTNVQTVEPDTMRHLLHGRGGGVYSVSETPYIILYEKLPVASEGATERDFLLEDEEAKGRRVADAALSAAAKLQRVWETNDASVGASGVTSVGGTSTKPVHFAREVLQIFSARLKDEVAHDAALSEAPRTTDGHGVTSITSSAARSRPTPVGTVPHQGPSATAWRATVNRSSWSRATGVGDAARAAAVKASLTDASKDTPACFTGSGSLGRPSVSHRPRRLMSTAKYAKVPRSKCYSGNLNRHSAQEHRHRGGTAARSSSGSDAGSDADDEQDEPPS; from the coding sequence ATGGCCAAGCTACAGCAGAAGCACGCGTCTGCTgtagcggcagaggcgcaggcgcagagCGAGACCaccgtggtgcagcagggcccggtgccgccgctggacGATCCGGTCGAGTTCATACTTGACCGAGTCGACTCTATCGAGCGATGGCGATCAACAGTCGCACGTCTGAAcctggcgcagctgggcgTTTCGCTGGTGCGCGGTGTACTGCGACGCGGTCGCtggtcgacgccgccgatgcACGTTTTCGATGCCGCAGAGAAAGCAGCTCCGGCAACGGATGCGGCAGAGGCCGAGGAGTCCGTCCAGCCGTTTTACCCATCGCAGCCGGTGCCACCGTGGCTGTATCCCCGCACGTCGTTCGAGACCGGGCAGGCGGCTACGCAGGTGGCCGAACAAGATGAAGCTGCACAGACGCTCGCGAGGGACGTTGCCTCTCCAGTGCCCGGGCAGGCAGCACATCACCCGCCCGATCACCACCCTCGTGCACATCCCTCCATGCAGCCCAGCGTTGCTCGgcgcgcgctcgtgcagACGGCCAGCCGCGCCTCTGTGCCGCTTTACATGGGTATGCTGATGGCATTCATTGGACACGGTGTGGCGTCCATGTACagcgcagacacagacacaggcCCGCTCGGTGCgagtggcgcagcggcagggcaATCCGTCCAGACACCGGCGCCCGCGTCTAGTGCCGTCGCCGGGGGCTTGCCCACGTCTAGCCGCCATCTGCACTTCACCACCGAGATGAACAGCGCACTCCACGAGGTGCACCGTGCAGCGGCTGAGGTGATGTGCATGGTCGATCACGGGTCAAAGGAGATGCATGCGCTCGCGACCGCCGCGCTCTGGTCGGCCGGCAAAGCAAGAGCGTATCGGACGGATGAGTATGAGCGGGTGCAGGACATGCGCCACGCGCAGCTCGGGCGATCATGTCGTCACCTTAGCCGCATCGTGGCAAATCTCTACTCTCTTGTGTCCCTCCTGGACTTCTTTGCCGTGGAAAGTGCGTCCttgccgacgccgacgccaaGAACCTCGGCAGCCAGTGGCGCAGGCCACTCGAACATGAACAGCGCCAACGCCGGCTTCCTATCGACATCTTCGGCTTCGGaggtcgcggcggtggcgatggaggagcaggGCGCTCAGACGACCACTGTGGCCCCGTACGCAGACAGCAGCACTCCCAGTGCCACACTGACGTCCTCCGCCATGAAGAAACCTGTCGCCAACGCGGCGGCCCCCGCGCACCCCTATACGACGGAGCGCTTCCATAAGCTATTTGATGCATCCGGCCACTTGCCGCAGAGCGTGTGGAGGGTGTtctccgccgtcgccaccacATTGAGCCAGTTTGCAGTCTCCTGGTCCCTCACAACGGGTGATGCGCAGAGTCGGCAAGCATTCAACAGTGCAGCGTGCGTGATACTCGGCGAGGATCagcgctgcctgctgctgcagctgcatcggctgtgtgcgcgctttatcgtgctgcgccacagAGTGTACACGCTGCACCCCGTCAACTCTCTGCACTTCAAGGTGAAGCAGATGCTGGAGTGGGGCGGCTTCCTCAACGCCGATGTGCCGGATGCGTGGTCGTACAACAATGGCGACATTGACCGATGCGACTTACACTCTGATCGACTGCACAGCACCTATGCGCGTGGCCTTCAGTGGAGCGTCAACTCGAGCAACAAGACGGCGCTTCAAGCGGTGGTTGCAAGCCCGTACGCTATCGCGGCGCGCGACtcagcgctgcgtcggaTGAAGGAGTCGAGCGCGTTTTCTCCAGGCGGCAGTGCCGTCGGTGGCGGGGGGGCCGTCAGCACTGCAATCGATAGAGGTGCATCGGCCCCGCTCTCTCTGATCGCCTCACTTGCCTCTGCCGGGGTGAACGgcggcgccaacgccgccttcgccgggCTTCTGGCAGCGCCGTTGTCATCGGCAtctgcggcgccgacgcagagtTCCAGCGTGGCCGCACTATCCCAGCTCTCCGGCGTGCCGGGCTACGTGGGGCTGCGGAACAATGGCAACATGTGCTTCCTCAACAGCGTTGTACAGCTTCTCGGCAGCGCTACGCTGTTCCGCGACGATCTCATGGCACGTTTGCAGGACGCCGTCTTCTGCGACTCGGCACACGCCGATCACCGGGCTCCTGCAGCCGATGCCACTGCGATGGCGGCTCTTTTTGCCAAGTATGGATGTCGCCTCGTCATGGCGCTTCTTCTCGGTGAGATGCAGTGGCGTGGGTCGCACCAACACAGTCGCCTCCCGGTGTTGCCGGACTACCTCACCCcacacctgccgccgccgttcgATGACCATCGACAGCACGACGCCTCGGAGTTCTGGCACGCACTGATGGACAAACTGGACGCGCCGAACCAGCCcgggggggcggtggtggcgcgatGGTTTAGCGGGCGAACGGCGACAACGATGAAGTGCGTCACCTGCCGGCACACGCGTCTGCACACCGACACCTTCTGGGATCTCTCGATCCCACTCCGCGCTACCTCGGCCCCCTCCGTGGCAGCGTCCGTGGGGggcggcgcgccgacgccacctGGGGCACCGGTGGCCGCGGCTGACCGGCTGGTGAGCCAGGTAGAGGTGCAGCACTTTgcccgcgccaccgccgtgacCACCACCTACGCGAGCTCGCCAGCATCCGGCTTTCCAGCCAACACGTCGACCACGGCAGATGCGACTGCGGAGCTGGaagcggcggagcgcgcagaagaggaggcagCAGAGAGCGTCAGCAACAAAACAGCGCTGACCCTGCGCCCCATCGTGCCCAGCAGTGTAGCCGAGCCGTACTCCaccacaccgctgccgtcctcgacggtggcggccgaCGAGGCGCCCaagacgctgcagcacctgctgctccatGTGCTGCACCCGACTCTCAACAAAGAGCTCTTGCATGGCAGCAACGCCCTCGACTGCGAGCACTGCGGCCGACGTACCGACACAGAGCTCACGACACGCCTTGTCGCCAAGGTCGAAGGGGAGGCTGAGGTAGGGGTCGatacggcagcagcaggcgcgccgGTAGAATGTTTCGGCGCCGTGCAGGAAGCGCGCGTCTCttctggcggcggcgccgcttcggcCGCGTGGGAAAGTCTCCTTGAAGGCGAGCCTCCCACACCGTGCGCAGCGGATAAACGAGCGTCGCCACATGGAGAGTCGATGTGCGTGGAGCAGGGCTTGGCGCTGTCGCACTCTCTCACCGACACGGCGGCCGGAGGTGGTCTCCCATACTATCTCGCTGTTCAGCTGAACCGCTTCGCGTACCGGCGCGTCACGCAGTCGTACGAAAAAGTCACCGATGGCGTGCCCCTCAATGAAGTCATCGTCGTCCCGGTGTACCCCGAGATCACAGAGCCGAAAGACGGAGCAGCATCCCCGGTCGACTCGCAAGAGTTCAACGCACAGACCGCGATGTCCAACGAGGAGGATGGCGCCGCCAACACGCGGCGTGAAGACGACGGACGCCACGGAGCCCCCTCCACTCGAACTCCGACGGCACcgcgctcggcggcagcagcgcttccgGTGTGGGTCGCGTACCGCCTGCAGTCAATCATCATCCACAGCGGCTCCACACCTAGCAGCGGCCACTACTTCGCCCTCACGCGGCGCCTCGCAGCAGTGCCGGCGCACGTGAACGTCAATGAAAGCAGCCACGACGAAGATGGCGAGCACAATGtcagtgctgctgccgacatGCCATCCATGCGCGCGTACGTGAAGGGTCAGGGGGCTGCCCTAACGGCTTGCCTGGGAACCGAGCGTCACTTCTCCTACGCGGAAATTGTGCAGCCGACGGCGTGTGCTGACGTGGAGGGCGCAGGGCCACAGTCGCAGGGAAGGCCCGCTGTCGCTTCCCTGTCGAGAAGCACAGCGGGGACGGTgcagtcgccagcgccttctccaccgccAGTTCTgccagccgccgctgtgTCCGTGAGCGGCGACCGCCTGTACAAGAACTGGGTGATGCTGAACGACACCAACGTGCAGACCGTTGAGCCAGACACAatgcgccacctcctgcacgggcgtggcggcggtgtctACTCTGTCTCGGAGACGCCGTACATTATCCTGTACGAGAAGTTGCCTGTGGCCTCCGAAGGGGCGACGGAGCGCGACTTTCTGctggaggatgaggaggcgaaggGTAGGCGCGTGGCGGATGCTGCgctgtcggcagcggcaaagctgcagcgcgtgtgGGAGACCAACGATGCCTCCGTAGGCGCCTCCGGCGTCACCTCCGTCGGTGGTACGAGCACCAAGCCGGTTCACTTTGCCCGAGAAGTGCTGCAGATCTTTAGCGCGCGGCTGAAGGATGAGGtcgcgcacgacgccgcTCTTAGCGAGGCGCCGCGAACTACAGATGGGCATGGCGTCACCTCCATTacaagcagcgcagcacgctcACGACCTACGCCGGTGGGGACGGTGCCACATCAGGGGCCGTCTGCCACGGCTTGGAGAGCCACTGTCAACCGGTCATCGTGGTCTCGCGCGACCGGTGTTGGCGACGCAGCTCGTGCAGCGGCCGTCAAGGCCTCTCTCACTGATGCGAGCAAGGACACACCAGCATGCTTtaccggcagcggcagccttgGTCGTCCTTCGGTGTCGCACCGGCCGCGTCGGCTAATGTCCACGGCCAAGTACGCCAAAGTCCCCCGCAGCAAGTGCTACAGCGGCAATCTCAACCGTCACAGCGCACAGGAGCACCGCCATCGTGGCGGCACGGCCGCACGCAGCTCAagtggcagcgacgcaggcTCAGACGCCGATGACGAACAGGACGAGCCTCCCAGCTAG